A part of Biomphalaria glabrata chromosome 3, xgBioGlab47.1, whole genome shotgun sequence genomic DNA contains:
- the LOC106054500 gene encoding leucine-rich repeat protein soc-2 homolog: protein MSFVRDRFTRIVRGRANTRVGVQYTSQVGSYEGFLSFINSQNKEDAEKVTSIKVELFTLSLLTGESLQLPVNIGRFVNLYSFTISGCGLTSLPWSIIYLKSLVNLDLSYNRLMTLPNYFGSLSSLEHLNLEGNKLIVLPTSLIELTNLKTLNLAKNDNLMGPSYSVCMQGIEAVMKNLSMRSSRKNMWANSKMFYDATDSAANGGEEIPTLVTLCINIIHQSGQDFMLPALVPSDLNQILQEKLEEKRKSLSVAKCSTCHAFFSNATAFESHVCKEARQQSVDHCDYIVAR, encoded by the coding sequence ATGTCATTTGTAAGGGACAGATTTACCAGAATAGTGCGTGGTCGCGCCAACACCCGAGTTGGGGTCCAGTACACGAGCCAAGTTGGCTCATATGAGGGCTTCCTCAGTTTTATCAACTCCCAGAACAAGGAGGATGCTGAAAAAGTGACCTCCATCAAGGTGGAGTTATTTACCTTATCTCTTTTGACTGGAGAGTCGCTTCAGCTACCTGTGAACATCGGTCGATTTGTCAATCTCTATTCTTTCACTATTTCTGGTTGCGGGCTGACCAGTTTACCATGGTCAATCATTTATCTCAAGTCTCTGGTCAATTTGGACTTATCATACAACAGACTGATGACCCTGCCTAATTACTTTGGCAGCTTGTCCAGCCTGGAACATTTAAACTTGGAAGGCAATAAACTGATCGTCTTGCCCACCTCTCTGATAGAACTGACCAACCTAAAAACATTGAACCTTGCTAAGAATGATAATTTGATGGGGCCGTCCTACAGCGTTTGCATGCAGGGCATAGAAGCCGTGATGAAAAACCTGTCCATGAGAAGCTCCAGAAAGAACATGTGGGCCAACTCCAAGATGTTCTACGATGCCACAGACTCCGCGGCCAACGGAGGCGAAGAAATACCAACGCTGGTGACGCTCTGCATCAACATCATCCATCAGTCTGGGCAGGACTTCATGCTCCCTGCGCTAGTTCCCTCGGATTTGAACCAGATTCTCCAGGAGAAGCTCGAAGAGAAGAGGAAATCGCTGAGTGTGGCGAAGTGCAGCACCTGCCACGCTTTCTTCTCTAATGCCACCGCCTTTGAGAGTCACGTGTGCAAAGAGGCAAGGCAGCAGTCAGTGGATCATTGTGATTACATTGTGGCTAGATAG